Part of the Methanobacterium bryantii genome, ACTGGTGCTCCAGTATATGTCCATGTGAGATATTCTAAGACAAAAATGGTTCCTGTAATTAACAAAAATACTCCTAAAATAGTATATCTTTGCTTTAGATTTATTTTAAAAGAGCCCTTATCGAAAGCAGCTACTAATAGTATTATAAAGAAATACATGTAGTAAATCAGGTTTGGAATAGGTGAATTTGCGTAAGCCCAGTTACCGACCACTATAAATGGAAGTTCTCCTGCATACTGGGAGGAAGTGTTTAACAGGGTTTGAATAAAGTCTATAGGATAATGTAAAATATAAATTAATTGATCTTGGATAGATATGCCGGGATCAAGGGGCATGTACAGTCCATTAACCATAAAATTCCAGAATGCAATTACCAGAACACCGAGTAAAAACATAAGTCCAAATATCTTGAACATTTTGGTCCTGCCTTCAAATTTCTTGGAAGGGATTAAGAAGAACAGGAGAATCAGCATGATATACGGCATTTTAGCTAAACCCAGTAATAAAGTAATTAGTACGATTATTGCAATGTGTTTCGATGTTATTTGTTTAATGCTGTCATCTAGAGCTAATTTAAGGAAAATTGCAATGCTAATAAATGATAATGAAATGGCTATACTGTCTGCCGAGAGGGAAGCTGCCTGAAATAGTGTCATTGGCATTAAAGCTATGGCTAAGAAACCCCATTTAAACACAGGGGTTATTTTAATTGCTAAAAATACAATAAATAACCATAATAATAGATTTCCAAATCTCCCTAAATACATCAGTATTAATGGGGACAAATCAAACAATTTTCCAAGAGCTATACTTAATCCCGAGGCTAAATAGGGAAGTGGGGAATAAGTTACCACAGCATACTTTGAAATATCTACAAAAGTATTATTACTGCTTTTAAGTGGAAGATTTAATAGATATCTCATGTCCATTGATTGATTGTTTAAAATGTAGTATTTCCATTTTTGATAGATGTTGTCTGTCATGATTTTTACAGACTCGGGAACTGAAACCCCTGCTTTATTTCCTATTTTTTCAGGAATTAGATGTCCATTGCTTATATCCCATGACTTATAATAATGTTCATATTCGTCAGGAACCTGAAAAGGAGGAATTAATACTAAAAAAGCTATTCCGTAAATCAATCCCAGAATAATAAATACATACTGTGGATTTAAACTCTTAATTCTATTCATCACAAGAGATATAGATTTAATTATATAAAAAGTAAACCGGCAAAATATTCCGTTTGTATTTAATTTTACTTACACTTTATCCCG contains:
- a CDS encoding DUF2142 domain-containing protein, which gives rise to MNRIKSLNPQYVFIILGLIYGIAFLVLIPPFQVPDEYEHYYKSWDISNGHLIPEKIGNKAGVSVPESVKIMTDNIYQKWKYYILNNQSMDMRYLLNLPLKSSNNTFVDISKYAVVTYSPLPYLASGLSIALGKLFDLSPLILMYLGRFGNLLLWLFIVFLAIKITPVFKWGFLAIALMPMTLFQAASLSADSIAISLSFISIAIFLKLALDDSIKQITSKHIAIIVLITLLLGLAKMPYIMLILLFFLIPSKKFEGRTKMFKIFGLMFLLGVLVIAFWNFMVNGLYMPLDPGISIQDQLIYILHYPIDFIQTLLNTSSQYAGELPFIVVGNWAYANSPIPNLIYYMYFFIILLVAAFDKGSFKINLKQRYTILGVFLLITGTIFVLEYLTWTYTGAPVIHGIQGRYLIPVLPLLFLTLYEKNERTKNRLLVELMLSLLIILIMSKVVLIFINYYYALYF